Within Sinorhizobium sp. RAC02, the genomic segment CGTCCAACCGCCCGGGCACGCGATTCGGGCCACAGGCGATCCGCCGCGCCTCGGCGATCATGGACAACGATCCACAATATCCCTTCGAGCGCGACCTCTTCGAGGACATGGCCGTCATCGACTACGGCGATTGCCTGCTCGACTACGGCAACCACCAGAAGACGCCGGCAACGATCGAGCGCGAGGCGAAGAAGATCCTGAAATCCGGCGCCTATATGCTGACGCTCGGCGGCGACCATTTCATCACGCTGCCGCTTTTGCGCGCGCACGCGGAAAAATACGGCCCTCTCTCGCTCGTGCAGTTCGATGCCCACCAGGATACCTGGGCCGATGAAAAGGGCCGTATCGACCACGGCTCCTTCGTCGGTACTGCCGTGCGCGAGGGCCTGATCGATGCCGAAACGTCGATCCAGATCGGTATCCGCACCCATGCGCCGGAGGATTGCGGCATCCGCATTCTCTATGGCTACGATGTCGAAGAGATGAGCGCCGCCGAGATCGCCGATGCGATCGTCCACCATGTCGGCGACAGGGCGACCTACCTCACCTTCGATATCGATTGCCTCGACCCGGCTTTCGCGCCCGGCACCGGCACCCCGGTCTCCGGCGGCCCCTCGAGCGCCCGCATCCTCTCGGTCCTGCGTAAGCTCGGCGCGCTGAACATCGTCGGCTCGGACGTCGTCGAGGTCGCGCCCGCCTACGACCACGCGGATATCACCGCCATCGCCGCCTCCAACATCGCCATGTACATGCTGGGCCTTCACGCCGAGACGCTGGCGGAGCGACGCTGACGGCGCGGCATTGAATGCGACTGGTCGAGGGTCTATATCGGGCCGCGAAATCTCTTTTCCGCACGTCCGGACGCAAAACCGTTGCATAGTTTTGCTGGAATGCTGGAAGCACTGGCAGGATTGGATTGCAGATGAAACCGAAGATCTTCATCGATGGCGAACACGGCACGACAGGCCTGCAGATCCGCACGCGCATGGCCGGCCGCAACGATGTCGAGCTGCTCTCCATCCCGGAAGCCGAACGCCGCAATGCGCAATTGCGCGAAGACCTGCTCAACAGCGCCGACGTCGCGATCCTCTGCCTGCCGGACGATGCGGCCAAGGAAGCCGTGGCCATGGTTTCCGGCAACAATTCCGTCCGCATCATCGACACCTCGACAGCGCACCGCGTCGACCCGAACTGGGCCTATGGCTTCGCCGAAATGGACCACGATCAGCCGAAGAAGATCGCGGATGCGCGTTATGTCGCCAATCCGGGCTGCTACCCGACCGGTGCGATCGGCCTGCTGCGCCCGCTGCGGCTCGCCGGCATCCTGCCGGAAGACTACCCGGTCACGGTCAACGCCGTTTCCGGCTACACGGGTGGCGGCAAGCAGATGATCGCGCAGATGGAGGATGCCGGGCACCCGGAGCATATCGATTCGCCGCACTTCCTCTACGGCCTGCCGCTGAAGCACAAGCATGTGCCAGAAATGCAGGTGCACGGCATGCTGTCGCGCGCACCGCTCTTCTCGCCCTCCGTCGGCAAGTTCGCGCAGGGCATGATCGTACAGGTTCCGCTCTATCTGGCAGACCTCAACGAGCACGCCTCGCTCGGCTCCATCCATGAGGCGCTGGCCGAGCACTATGCCGGCCAGGACATCGTCGCGGTCGTCGATCTCAAGGAAAGCGCCAACCTCGCCCGTGTCAACGCCGTGGAACTCGCCGATACGGATCGCATGAAGCTCTACGTCTTCGGCACCGCTGGTAGCCCCCACGTCAATCTCGTCGCCCTGCTCGACAATCTAGGCAAGGGCGCCTCGGGTGCGGCCGTGCAGAACATGGATCTGATGCTGAAGGGATGACGGGCAAACATCCGGTCTTCCCTATCGCGTGGCGCATCGAAAGTGCCGGTCTTATCGCCGACACTCCCGCCGGCAGCGTCTATGAAGCGACGCTTGCCGATGGCACGCGCGCGATCGTCAAGCATCTGAAACCGAAGGTCCTGGAAGACAGCCTACGTGGTGCAGATTTCCTTGATTGGCGGGATGGTGTCGGCTGCGTGAGGCTCCTTGCCCGCTCCGACGACATGCTGCTGATGGAACATGCCGGCACGACGACGCTGCGGGATCATTTGTTTTCCCACGGCGACGCGGACGCGACGCGCATCGCCGCCGCGGTGTTGCGAGACTATCATCGTCCGTCCGACACCCCGCCGCCGGCAAGCCTGCTTACACTCCCGCGCTATTTCTCGAGCCTGTTCGACAAGGCCGAACGGGATCACCGGGAGGGCGTCAAAGGTCCGTATTCGGAGGCGGCGGCCATCGCCGAGGCGCTGATCGCCGGCCAGCGGGATATCAAGCCGCTACACGGCGACCTTCACCACGAAAACATCGTGTCCGGCCCGCGCGGCTGGCTCATCATCGACCCGGCGGGACTGATCGGCGACCCGGCGCTCGATGTCGCCAACATGTTTTCCAACCCACTCGACCGTTTCGACCTCACCCGCGACGAGGAGAGAATCGCGGCGATGGCGGATATCTTCGCCGAAACGCTCGGCCGTGATGTCCGCACCATACTGCGCTACGGCTTTGCCTATGGCTGCCTGTCGGCAGCATGGCATGAGGAAGACGGAAACGAAAAAGATCGTGACGACGAACTTGCCGTTGCCGCGGCGGTCCGCAACGTCCTCATGCGCACCTGATCGCGATCAGTCGTCCGCCATGACCCGCGGATATTCTCCATAAAACCCGCGCCAATGCGCCATGGCAAAACCGAGCACGACCAGCGCACCGCCCTGGTGCGCGAGCGCCCAACCCAGCGGCACCTGCCAGATCAGCGTCAGAATGCCGATCGTCGCCTGAAGACAGACGAGGCCGAAGAGTACGAGCGCGCGGCGGGCATGCGTTGTCTCGGGGGCGGCGCGAAGCGACGAGATCATGTGAATGACGACGAGCGCGAAGAGCACATAGGCGCCGATGCGATGGACGAACTGCACGGTCTTCGGGTTTTCGAAGAGATTGATCCACCAGGGCTGCTGCACGAACAGGCCACCCGGCACCACGGCACCGTCCATCAGCGGCCAGGTATTGTAGGTGAGGCCGGCGTCGAGGCCGGCGACGAGCGCACCGAGATAAATCTGGAAGATCGCCATGCAGGCGATAATACCGGCCATGCGCCGGGACGTCGCGGTCGGCGCCGGATCGTCGCTGTGCGGCGAGAGCGCGCGCATCAGCCACGTCGTCCAGGCGAAGATCAGACAGGCGATGGTGAGGTGGGTTGCCAGCCGGTACTGGCTGACCGAGACGCGATCCGCCAGGCCGGAAGACACCATCCACCAGCCGATGAAGCCCTGAAAACCACCGAGCGCCAAAAGGCCGACCAAGGGCCAGCGGAGCTTCTTTTCGATGCGGCCGGTCAGCCAGAAGAAGGCGAGCGGCACGGCGAAGACGAAGCCGATGGAGCGCGCGATCAGCCGGTGTGCCCATTCCCACCAAAAGATCGTCTTGAACTCCTCGACGGTCATGTCCTTGTTGATCTGCTCATATTGCGGAATGCGCTTGTAGAGGTCGAATTCCTCCTGCCATTCCGTAGCCGTAATCGGCGGGATGACACCATGGATCGGCTTCCATTCGGTGATGGAGAGACCGGATTCGGTAAGCCGCGTCGCGCCGCCGACGAGCACCAGCACGAACAGCGTGAACAGCACGAAGCCCAGCCAGCGGCGCACCTGCCGACGATTGCGGTCGGTCCTGTCCGTGTCGTTCTGGCTGCGATATGCAGTCGCGGTCATGGCGCTCATTCCATCGGCTCCTTTTCCAAAGCGTCGGTTCGGCTGTCGCTTTGGCTAAATTTGCGCAGTTCCGGACGCAAAACCGCTCGCACGCTTTTACCGGACCTGCTCTGGCGTTGATTTGCCTGACCAGCCCGTGCAAAACAAGGCCCGAAGCTTTGCGGCATGCCGTCGCGCCCTTGCCAGCATGAAAGAATTGAAAGACCGACAATGCCCCCTCGCCTCAGAAAACTGATCGGCACGGTACTGATCATCATCCTCGTCCTCGTCTATGCGTTGGTCGCGACCACCGTCGCGGTTGCCACGCTGGGACAATCGCCCTGGTACATCCACCTGCTCTATTTCACGGTCACCGGTGTGCTGTGGATCCTGCCGGCCATGTTCATCATCAAATGGATGGAAAAGCCGGGCAAGCCGCGCGACGAGTAGGCGTCATGCGGATCGCCGTCATCGCCGATATTCATGGCAACGATCTCGCACTGGACGCTGTCCTTGCGGACATCGAGCGCCGGGGCATCACCGAAATCGTCAATCTCGGCGATCATCTGAGCGGCGCGCTGAATGCGAGCCGCACGGCCGATATCCTGCTTTCACGGCCGGACATCGTCTGCATTCGCGGCAATCATGACCGCTGGCTCGTCGAGAAAGAACGGGCGGCGATGGGAAGCTGGGACCGCATAGCGCATGCGCAACTCGAGGCGCATCACCTGAACTGGCTGGAGCAGCTGCCGGCAACGGCGGTCCTTCACAACGAAATCTTCCTCTGCCACGGAACACCGCAGACAGACACGGTCTACTGGCTGGACGAAGCATTCGAGGGCGGAATGCGACTTTCATCGATCGAGCGCATCGAGTCCCTGGCAGAAGGCAATGACTATCCCGTC encodes:
- a CDS encoding aminoglycoside phosphotransferase family protein — translated: MTGKHPVFPIAWRIESAGLIADTPAGSVYEATLADGTRAIVKHLKPKVLEDSLRGADFLDWRDGVGCVRLLARSDDMLLMEHAGTTTLRDHLFSHGDADATRIAAAVLRDYHRPSDTPPPASLLTLPRYFSSLFDKAERDHREGVKGPYSEAAAIAEALIAGQRDIKPLHGDLHHENIVSGPRGWLIIDPAGLIGDPALDVANMFSNPLDRFDLTRDEERIAAMADIFAETLGRDVRTILRYGFAYGCLSAAWHEEDGNEKDRDDELAVAAAVRNVLMRT
- a CDS encoding metallophosphoesterase family protein, translating into MRIAVIADIHGNDLALDAVLADIERRGITEIVNLGDHLSGALNASRTADILLSRPDIVCIRGNHDRWLVEKERAAMGSWDRIAHAQLEAHHLNWLEQLPATAVLHNEIFLCHGTPQTDTVYWLDEAFEGGMRLSSIERIESLAEGNDYPVLLCGHTHLARMVRLRDGRLVVNPGSVGSPAYDDDEPLPHKVETGSPHARYAIIEKRGGTWDASFHLVSYDHMAMAQLAERRSQHEWASALSTGWLR
- a CDS encoding COX15/CtaA family protein; the encoded protein is MTATAYRSQNDTDRTDRNRRQVRRWLGFVLFTLFVLVLVGGATRLTESGLSITEWKPIHGVIPPITATEWQEEFDLYKRIPQYEQINKDMTVEEFKTIFWWEWAHRLIARSIGFVFAVPLAFFWLTGRIEKKLRWPLVGLLALGGFQGFIGWWMVSSGLADRVSVSQYRLATHLTIACLIFAWTTWLMRALSPHSDDPAPTATSRRMAGIIACMAIFQIYLGALVAGLDAGLTYNTWPLMDGAVVPGGLFVQQPWWINLFENPKTVQFVHRIGAYVLFALVVIHMISSLRAAPETTHARRALVLFGLVCLQATIGILTLIWQVPLGWALAHQGGALVVLGFAMAHWRGFYGEYPRVMADD
- the speB gene encoding agmatinase, producing the protein MANKTIDHAITAKTLKSAASDPTHAGILSFMRRRYSKVLKDVDAVVWGIPFDAATSNRPGTRFGPQAIRRASAIMDNDPQYPFERDLFEDMAVIDYGDCLLDYGNHQKTPATIEREAKKILKSGAYMLTLGGDHFITLPLLRAHAEKYGPLSLVQFDAHQDTWADEKGRIDHGSFVGTAVREGLIDAETSIQIGIRTHAPEDCGIRILYGYDVEEMSAAEIADAIVHHVGDRATYLTFDIDCLDPAFAPGTGTPVSGGPSSARILSVLRKLGALNIVGSDVVEVAPAYDHADITAIAASNIAMYMLGLHAETLAERR
- the argC gene encoding N-acetyl-gamma-glutamyl-phosphate reductase, which translates into the protein MKPKIFIDGEHGTTGLQIRTRMAGRNDVELLSIPEAERRNAQLREDLLNSADVAILCLPDDAAKEAVAMVSGNNSVRIIDTSTAHRVDPNWAYGFAEMDHDQPKKIADARYVANPGCYPTGAIGLLRPLRLAGILPEDYPVTVNAVSGYTGGGKQMIAQMEDAGHPEHIDSPHFLYGLPLKHKHVPEMQVHGMLSRAPLFSPSVGKFAQGMIVQVPLYLADLNEHASLGSIHEALAEHYAGQDIVAVVDLKESANLARVNAVELADTDRMKLYVFGTAGSPHVNLVALLDNLGKGASGAAVQNMDLMLKG
- a CDS encoding DUF2842 domain-containing protein: MPPRLRKLIGTVLIIILVLVYALVATTVAVATLGQSPWYIHLLYFTVTGVLWILPAMFIIKWMEKPGKPRDE